Proteins from a genomic interval of Onychostoma macrolepis isolate SWU-2019 chromosome 17, ASM1243209v1, whole genome shotgun sequence:
- the traf3 gene encoding TNF receptor-associated factor 3 isoform X1, whose amino-acid sequence MSAGRNVEQQIALQQRPPSLAMPSMAQRPRPEPGFLPQHGGFKDHFVTTPEAKYRCESCRHVLCNPRQTECGHRFCESCITDLLSKPNPVCPADLEPLFEDKIFRDVCCNREIMTLKVHCRSEKNGCKEQMSLQQVMDHLEVCPYFEVPCPLGKCKEKMMRKDMSEHLSRKCKHREITCEFCNHKMALTELQKHKDTVCPAFPVTCPNHCSFSSILRSELSSHQHDCPKAQVTCSFIRYGCSFKGLNQEMREHESSYASEHLRMMAVRNTALEAKVEEVKSDLMERYKVLPSLSSRLAEVETQYEEMREKNRQLEQKLTSMQKLMSNHSEKLLEVEMELRELRPLRAMREEVEALRGSVENMRSIVSSLDSGRVGSSSGSHTLAGSLEQQLSRHDDMMSVHDIRLAEMDLKLQVLETASFKGTLIWKIRDYKRRKQEAVASKTLSLYSQPFYTGYFGYKMCARVYLNGDGMGKGTHLSLFFVVMRGEYDALLPWPFKQKVTLMLMDQGPARKHLGDAFKPDPNSSSFRQPTGEMNIASGCPLFVAQTVLENGTYIKDDTIFIKVTVDTSDLPDP is encoded by the exons ATGTCCGCAGGGCGTAATGTGGAACAGCAGATTGCCCTGCAGCAGCGTCCTCCATCTCTTGCCATGCCCTCCATGGCCCAGCGGCCCAGGCCCGAGCCAGGATTCTTGCCCCAGCATGGCGGATTTAAGGACCACTTTGTCACGACGCCTGAGGCCAAGTATCGCTGCGAGTCTTGCAGGCATGTGCTCTGTAACCCTCGGCAAACTGAGTGTGGACATCGCTTCTGCGAGAGCTGCATCACAGACCTGCTCAG taagCCTAACCCAGTTTGCCCAGCTGATCTAGAACCACTCTTTGAAGATAAG ATATTCCGGGATGTTTGCTGCAATAGGGAAATTATGACTCTGAAGGTCCACTGCCGAAGTGAGAAAAATGGATGTAAAGAACAAATGAGTTTACAGCAGGTCATG gaCCACTTGGAAGTTTGTCCGTACTTCGAGGTGCCATGCCCCTTGGGAAAGTGTAAGGAGAAGATGATGAGGAAAGACATGTCTGAGCACTTGAGCCGCAAATGCAAACACCGAGAGATCACCTGTGAATTCTGCAATCACAAGATGGCCCTCACCGAGTTACAG AAACACAAAGATACAGTCTGTCCTGCATTTCCTGTAACATGCCCTAATCACTGCTCGTTTTCTTCCATTCTGAGAAGTGAG CTGTCCAGTCATCAGCACGACTGTCCAAAGGCCCAAGTGACCTGCTCCTTTATTCGCTACGGGTGCTCCTTTAAG ggGCTGAATCAAGAGATGAGGGAACACGAGTCCAGTTATGCGTCTGAGCACCTGAGAATGATGGCAGTCAGAAACACCGCACTAGAAGCCAAG gtAGAGGAAGTTAAGAGTGATCTGATGGAGCGTTATAAAGTTCTGCCCAGCCTCAGCAGTCGTCTTGCAGAGGTTGAGACTCAGTATGAGGAGATGAGAGAAAAGAACAGGCAGCTGGAGCAGAAGCTAACCAGCATGCAG AAGCTGATGAGCAATCACTCCGAGAAACTGCTTGAGGTCGAGATGGAGCTGCGGGAGCTTCGTCCACTGCGAGCTAtgagggaggaggtggaggctCTGAGAGGGTCTGTGGAGAACATGCGTTCAATTGTATCTTCTCTCGATTCGGGTCGTGTTGGTTCCAGTTCTGGTTCTCACACGCTGG CAGGTTCCTTAGAGCAGCAGCTCTCACGTCACGATGACATGATGAGTGTCCATGACATCCGCCTGGCGGAGATGGACCTTAAGCTGCAGGTGCTAGAGACGGCCAGCTTCAAAGGTACACTCATTTGGAAGATCCGTGACTACAAAAGACGGAAACAGGAAGCCGTGGCCTCAAAAACCCTCTCGCTCTACAGCCAGCCCTTCTACACGGGCTATTTCGGCTACAAAATGTGTGCCCGCGTCTATCTGAATGGGGACGGAATGGGTAAAGGCACACATCTCTCGCTGTTCTTCGTGGTCATGCGTGGGGAATACGACGCCTTGCTGCCGTGGCCGTTCAAACAGAAAGTAACATTAATGCTAATGGACCAGGGGCCGGCGAGGAAACACTTAGGCGATGCCTTCAAACCGGACCCAAATAGCAGTAGCTTTCGCCAGCCCACTGGTGAAATGAACATCGCCTCGGGCTGTCCACTCTTTGTGGCTCAAACTGTCCTAGAGAATGGAACCTACATCAAAGACGACACCATCTTCATTAAGGTGACTGTAGACACCTCCGACCTCCCGGACCCTTGA
- the ehd4 gene encoding EH domain-containing protein 4: MFTWVNKEQGGRSKEGDMFQTVTEGLQSLYTKKLLPLEETYLFHDFHSPALEDADFQSKPMVLLVGQYSTGKTTFIRYLLEQDFPGMRIGPEPTTDGFIAVMYNENEGIVPGNALVVDPKKPFRKLNAFGNAFLNRFICSQMPNQVLQSISIIDTPGILSGEKQRISRGYDFSEVLRWFGERVDRIILLFDAHKLDISDEFSEAIKAFRGQDDKIRVVLNKADQVDTQQLMRVYGALMWSLGKVINTPEVVRVYLGSFWAKPLQNADNRRLFEAETQDLFRDIQSLPRNAALRKLNDLIKRARLAKVHAYIISYLKKEMPSLFGKEKKKEELIAHLPEIYQILQREHHISPGDFPNVIKMQEQLQHYDFSKFPSLKVKLIESVDRMLSTKISSLMNMIREEESKQPTQIVMGGAFEDSSDGPFGHGYGEGISAGADTEDWIVSRDKHRYDEIFYTLMPVNGKVTGINAKKEMMNSRLPNTVLGKIWKLADCDKDGMLDDEEFALAQHLIKVKLEGFELPTELPIHLVPPSHRKNPTADILYNHQED, translated from the exons ATGTTCACTTGGGTAAATAAGGAACAGGGTGGAAGGAGCAAGGAGGGAGACATGTTTCAAACAGTGACTGAAGGACTTCAAAGTCTTTATACTAAAAAACTTCTGCCTTTGGAGGAGACCTACCTCTTCCATGACTTCCACTCACCGGCGCTGGAGGATGCGGACTTCCAGAGCAAGCCTATGGTCCTTCTGGTCGGACAGTACTCCACAGGGAAGACCACTTTCATCAG GTATCTCCTGGAGCAAGATTTTCCGGGAATGCGAATTGGCCCTGAACCAACGACGGATGGATTCATAGCTGTGATGTACAATGAGAACGAGGGGATTGTTCCTGGAAATGCCTTGGTTGTGGACCCCAAGAAACCTTTCCGCAAACTCAATGCATTTGGAAATGCCTTCTTAAATAG GTTCATCTGCTCACAAATGCCCAACCAAGTTCTGCAGAGCATTAGCATCATTGACACGCCAGGGATCTTGTCTGGCGAGAAGCAGCGCATAAGCAGAG GCTATGATTTCTCTGAGGTTCTGCGCTGGTTTGGAGAGCGAGTGGACCGTATCATTCTCCTCTTTGATGCCCATAAGCTAGACATATCTGATGAGTTTTCTGAAGCGATCAAAGCTTTCCGGGGGCAGGATGACAAAATCCGTGTGGTCTTGAACAAGGCTGACCAGGTGGACACTCAGCAGCTGATGCGGGTTTATGGTGCGCTGATGTGGTCACTGGGGAAGGTGATCAATACTCCAGAGGTGGTGAGGGTCTATCTCGGCTCTTTTTGGGCCAAACCGCTCCAAAATGCAGACAATCGGCGTCTGTTTGAAGCTGAAACTCAAGATCTCTTCAGAGACATCCAGAGTTTGCCTCGCAACGCTGCCCTGCGTAAGCTGAATGACCTCATCAAAAGAGCTCGGCTTGCTAAG GTGCACGCTTACATCATCAGCTACTTGAAGAAGGAAATGCCTTCCCTGTTtggaaaagagaagaaaaaggaGGAGCTGATTGCCCACCTGCCTGAGATCTATCAGATTCTGCAGAGAGAGCACCACATCTCGCCTGGAGATTTCCCTAATGTCATTAAAATGCAG GAGCAACTGCAACACTACGACTTCAGCAAGTTCCCTTCTTTGAAGGTGAAGCTGATTGAATCTGTGGACAGAATGTTGTCCACCAAGATCTCAAGTCTGATGAACATGATCCGAGAGGAAGAAAGCAAACAGCCTACTCAGATTGTAATGGGTGGAGCCTTCGAGGACTCGTCGGATGGGCCTTTTGGCCACGGTTATGGCGAGGGTATCAGTGCAGGGGCTGATACTGAGGACTGGATCGTGAGTCGCGACAAACATCGCTACGATGAAATCTTCTATACATTGATGCCTGTCAATGGGAAGGTAACAGGCATCAATGCCAAGAAGGAGATGATGAATTCTCGTCTGCCCAACACTGTACTGGGAAAGATCTGGAAGCTGGCAGACTGTGATAAGGACGGCATGCTGGATGATGAAGAATTTGCTCTGGCTCAGCATCTTATTAAAGTCAAACTGGAGGGATTTGAGCTTCCTACAGAGCTACCAATTCACCTAGTGCCTCCATCTCACAGGAAGAACCCCACTGCAGACATCTTGTACAACCACCAGGAGGATTGA
- the traf3 gene encoding TNF receptor-associated factor 3 isoform X2, with product MSAGRNVEQQIALQQRPPSLAMPSMAQRPRPEPGFLPQHGGFKDHFVTTPEAKYRCESCRHVLCNPRQTECGHRFCESCITDLLSKPNPVCPADLEPLFEDKIFRDVCCNREIMTLKVHCRSEKNGCKEQMSLQQVMDHLEVCPYFEVPCPLGKCKEKMMRKDMSEHLSRKCKHREITCEFCNHKMALTELQKHKDTVCPAFPVTCPNHCSFSSILRSELSSHQHDCPKAQVTCSFIRYGCSFKGLNQEMREHESSYASEHLRMMAVRNTALEAKVEEVKSDLMERYKVLPSLSSRLAEVETQYEEMREKNRQLEQKLTSMQKLMSNHSEKLLEVEMELRELRPLRAMREEVEALRGSVENMRSIVSSLDSGRVGSSSGSHTLGSLEQQLSRHDDMMSVHDIRLAEMDLKLQVLETASFKGTLIWKIRDYKRRKQEAVASKTLSLYSQPFYTGYFGYKMCARVYLNGDGMGKGTHLSLFFVVMRGEYDALLPWPFKQKVTLMLMDQGPARKHLGDAFKPDPNSSSFRQPTGEMNIASGCPLFVAQTVLENGTYIKDDTIFIKVTVDTSDLPDP from the exons ATGTCCGCAGGGCGTAATGTGGAACAGCAGATTGCCCTGCAGCAGCGTCCTCCATCTCTTGCCATGCCCTCCATGGCCCAGCGGCCCAGGCCCGAGCCAGGATTCTTGCCCCAGCATGGCGGATTTAAGGACCACTTTGTCACGACGCCTGAGGCCAAGTATCGCTGCGAGTCTTGCAGGCATGTGCTCTGTAACCCTCGGCAAACTGAGTGTGGACATCGCTTCTGCGAGAGCTGCATCACAGACCTGCTCAG taagCCTAACCCAGTTTGCCCAGCTGATCTAGAACCACTCTTTGAAGATAAG ATATTCCGGGATGTTTGCTGCAATAGGGAAATTATGACTCTGAAGGTCCACTGCCGAAGTGAGAAAAATGGATGTAAAGAACAAATGAGTTTACAGCAGGTCATG gaCCACTTGGAAGTTTGTCCGTACTTCGAGGTGCCATGCCCCTTGGGAAAGTGTAAGGAGAAGATGATGAGGAAAGACATGTCTGAGCACTTGAGCCGCAAATGCAAACACCGAGAGATCACCTGTGAATTCTGCAATCACAAGATGGCCCTCACCGAGTTACAG AAACACAAAGATACAGTCTGTCCTGCATTTCCTGTAACATGCCCTAATCACTGCTCGTTTTCTTCCATTCTGAGAAGTGAG CTGTCCAGTCATCAGCACGACTGTCCAAAGGCCCAAGTGACCTGCTCCTTTATTCGCTACGGGTGCTCCTTTAAG ggGCTGAATCAAGAGATGAGGGAACACGAGTCCAGTTATGCGTCTGAGCACCTGAGAATGATGGCAGTCAGAAACACCGCACTAGAAGCCAAG gtAGAGGAAGTTAAGAGTGATCTGATGGAGCGTTATAAAGTTCTGCCCAGCCTCAGCAGTCGTCTTGCAGAGGTTGAGACTCAGTATGAGGAGATGAGAGAAAAGAACAGGCAGCTGGAGCAGAAGCTAACCAGCATGCAG AAGCTGATGAGCAATCACTCCGAGAAACTGCTTGAGGTCGAGATGGAGCTGCGGGAGCTTCGTCCACTGCGAGCTAtgagggaggaggtggaggctCTGAGAGGGTCTGTGGAGAACATGCGTTCAATTGTATCTTCTCTCGATTCGGGTCGTGTTGGTTCCAGTTCTGGTTCTCACACGCTGG GTTCCTTAGAGCAGCAGCTCTCACGTCACGATGACATGATGAGTGTCCATGACATCCGCCTGGCGGAGATGGACCTTAAGCTGCAGGTGCTAGAGACGGCCAGCTTCAAAGGTACACTCATTTGGAAGATCCGTGACTACAAAAGACGGAAACAGGAAGCCGTGGCCTCAAAAACCCTCTCGCTCTACAGCCAGCCCTTCTACACGGGCTATTTCGGCTACAAAATGTGTGCCCGCGTCTATCTGAATGGGGACGGAATGGGTAAAGGCACACATCTCTCGCTGTTCTTCGTGGTCATGCGTGGGGAATACGACGCCTTGCTGCCGTGGCCGTTCAAACAGAAAGTAACATTAATGCTAATGGACCAGGGGCCGGCGAGGAAACACTTAGGCGATGCCTTCAAACCGGACCCAAATAGCAGTAGCTTTCGCCAGCCCACTGGTGAAATGAACATCGCCTCGGGCTGTCCACTCTTTGTGGCTCAAACTGTCCTAGAGAATGGAACCTACATCAAAGACGACACCATCTTCATTAAGGTGACTGTAGACACCTCCGACCTCCCGGACCCTTGA